Proteins encoded within one genomic window of Cellulomonas xiejunii:
- a CDS encoding organic hydroperoxide resistance protein, translating to MPALYTAVATATGEGREGHTRSSDGLVDVDLAVPREMGGPGGATNPEQLFAAGYAACFHSALKSVARRDTVTFTDSAVTAEVDIGPTDGGGFGLEITLRVELGGVDQATAERLVEAAHQVCPYSNATRGNVPVTLETVTA from the coding sequence ATGCCCGCTCTGTACACCGCCGTCGCCACCGCCACGGGCGAGGGCCGCGAGGGCCACACCCGCAGCTCCGACGGGCTCGTCGACGTCGACCTCGCCGTCCCGCGCGAGATGGGCGGCCCCGGCGGCGCCACCAACCCCGAGCAGCTGTTCGCCGCCGGGTACGCCGCCTGCTTCCACAGCGCGCTGAAGTCCGTGGCCCGGCGCGACACGGTGACCTTCACCGACTCCGCGGTCACCGCCGAGGTCGACATCGGCCCCACGGACGGCGGTGGCTTCGGGCTCGAGATCACGCTGCGCGTCGAGCTCGGCGGCGTCGACCAGGCGACGGCCGAGCGCCTCGTCGAGGCCGCGCACCAGGTGTGCCCGTACTCGAACGCGACGCGCGGGAACGTGCCCGTCACGCTGGAGACGGTGACCGCCTGA
- a CDS encoding Fur family transcriptional regulator, with amino-acid sequence MTSEVVRRPAGDGVAGAVAVDPATTIERVGALLRARGERMTRARRAVLTVLACHGEHLGAEEIVGRVAALDAGVHRATVYRTLDALADLGVVQHVHVRRTGTAYHLAHGGREHLHAECRRCGAVQDLPGDLLDDVARTVLERDGFTVEPTHVALSGLCAACTTVDPPGGHAR; translated from the coding sequence ATGACGAGCGAGGTCGTCCGGCGGCCGGCAGGGGACGGGGTCGCAGGCGCGGTGGCCGTGGACCCGGCGACCACGATCGAGCGCGTCGGGGCGCTCCTGCGGGCGCGCGGCGAGCGCATGACGCGCGCGCGGCGCGCGGTGCTGACGGTCCTGGCGTGCCACGGCGAGCACCTCGGCGCGGAGGAGATCGTCGGCCGGGTGGCGGCCCTCGACGCGGGGGTGCACCGCGCCACGGTCTACCGGACGCTCGACGCGCTCGCGGACCTCGGGGTCGTCCAGCACGTGCACGTGCGGCGCACCGGCACGGCGTACCACCTGGCGCACGGGGGGCGCGAGCACCTGCACGCCGAGTGCCGCCGGTGCGGTGCGGTCCAGGACCTGCCGGGCGACCTCCTCGACGACGTCGCCCGCACGGTGCTGGAGCGCGACGGGTTCACGGTCGAGCCGACGCACGTCGCGCTGTCGGGGCTGTGCGCGGCGTGCACGACGGTCGACCCGCCGGGCGGTCACGCGCGCTGA
- a CDS encoding HoxN/HupN/NixA family nickel/cobalt transporter has translation MTATSGTRTGTVRGRGRLTRGEWASISVMGAVVLALTVVGWGVLVLVVAPAHYQVDSTTVFGVGLGLTAYTLGMRHAFDADHIAAIDNTTRKLMADGQRPVSVGFWFSLGHSSIVFLLCILLAFGVRALAGQVEDESSTLQQTTGMIGISVSAVFLLVIGVVNLVVLRQILRVFRDMRGGAYDEATLEQHLANRGLMNRILSGATKAVRKPWHMYPVGLLFGLGFDTATEVSLLVLAGGAAAFELPWYAILTLPVLFAAGMTLLDSIDGCFMNFAYGWAFSQPVRKVYYNLTVTGLSVAVALLIGGIEVMSVLTEKLGLESGPVAWVGGLDLGYVGFLVVGLFVGTWAVSLAVWRFGRVEERWTAHLRPAPATTERD, from the coding sequence ATGACAGCGACGTCGGGCACGCGCACAGGGACCGTCCGCGGCCGGGGCCGCCTGACCAGGGGCGAGTGGGCGTCGATCTCCGTGATGGGGGCGGTCGTGCTCGCGCTCACGGTCGTCGGCTGGGGCGTGCTCGTCCTGGTCGTCGCGCCCGCGCACTACCAGGTCGACTCGACGACGGTCTTCGGCGTCGGGCTGGGGCTGACCGCCTACACCCTCGGCATGCGGCACGCCTTCGACGCCGACCACATCGCCGCGATCGACAACACCACGCGCAAGCTCATGGCCGACGGGCAGCGGCCCGTGTCCGTCGGGTTCTGGTTCTCGCTCGGGCACTCGAGCATCGTGTTCCTGCTGTGCATCCTGCTGGCGTTCGGCGTGCGCGCGCTGGCCGGGCAGGTCGAGGACGAGTCGTCGACGCTGCAGCAGACCACCGGGATGATCGGCATCTCGGTGTCCGCGGTGTTCCTGCTCGTCATCGGCGTCGTCAACCTCGTCGTGCTCCGCCAGATCCTGCGGGTGTTCCGCGACATGCGCGGCGGCGCGTACGACGAGGCGACGCTCGAGCAGCACCTGGCCAACCGCGGCCTGATGAACCGCATCCTGTCCGGCGCGACCAAGGCCGTCCGCAAGCCGTGGCACATGTACCCCGTGGGCCTGCTCTTCGGCCTGGGGTTCGACACCGCCACCGAGGTCTCGCTGCTCGTGCTCGCGGGCGGCGCCGCGGCGTTCGAGCTGCCCTGGTACGCGATCCTCACACTGCCCGTGCTGTTCGCCGCGGGGATGACCCTGCTCGACTCGATCGACGGCTGCTTCATGAACTTCGCCTACGGGTGGGCGTTCTCGCAGCCCGTGCGCAAGGTCTACTACAACCTCACCGTCACGGGGCTGTCGGTCGCCGTCGCGCTGCTCATCGGGGGCATCGAGGTGATGTCCGTCCTCACCGAGAAGCTGGGCCTGGAGTCCGGTCCCGTCGCGTGGGTCGGTGGTCTCGACCTCGGCTACGTGGGCTTCCTCGTGGTCGGGCTGTTCGTCGGGACGTGGGCCGTCTCGCTCGCGGTGTGGCGCTTCGGGCGCGTCGAGGAGCGCTGGACCGCGCACCTGCGACCCGCACCCGCGACCACCGAGCGCGACTGA
- a CDS encoding response regulator encodes MRILVADDDPQILRALRITLAVQGYDVVTATSGPQAITAAIDHRPDVLMLDLGMPGLDGVDVIHAVRGWSEAPILVVSGRTGAADKVEALDAGADDYVTKPFSIEEVLARIRALTRRATHEDSTAAPVVRFGDVTVDLSARTVLRDGAHVRLTPTEWQVLERLVRNPGRLVTRQTLLTEIWGSQHVTDTGYLRLYVAQLRKKLEPVPAHPRHLLTEAGMGYRFEPDGAVGTAG; translated from the coding sequence ATGAGGATCCTCGTCGCGGACGACGACCCGCAGATCCTGCGGGCGCTGCGGATCACGCTCGCGGTGCAGGGGTACGACGTCGTGACCGCCACGTCGGGCCCGCAGGCCATCACGGCGGCGATCGACCACCGGCCCGACGTCCTCATGCTCGACCTCGGCATGCCCGGCCTCGACGGCGTCGACGTCATCCACGCCGTGCGGGGCTGGTCCGAGGCGCCGATCCTCGTCGTGTCGGGACGCACGGGCGCGGCGGACAAGGTCGAGGCGCTCGACGCCGGCGCCGACGACTACGTGACCAAGCCGTTCTCGATCGAGGAGGTCCTGGCACGCATCCGCGCGCTCACCCGGCGGGCGACGCACGAGGACAGCACCGCCGCGCCCGTCGTGCGGTTCGGTGACGTGACCGTCGACCTGTCGGCCCGGACCGTGCTGCGCGACGGTGCGCACGTGCGCCTGACCCCGACCGAGTGGCAGGTGCTCGAGCGGCTGGTGCGCAACCCCGGCCGGCTCGTGACGCGCCAGACCCTGCTGACCGAGATTTGGGGTTCGCAGCACGTCACGGACACCGGCTACCTGCGGCTGTACGTCGCGCAGCTGCGCAAGAAGCTCGAGCCCGTGCCGGCGCACCCCCGCCACCTGCTGACGGAGGCGGGGATGGGCTACCGCTTCGAGCCCGACGGTGCGGTCGGCACGGCGGGGTGA
- a CDS encoding sensor histidine kinase, which produces MARGRLRVLLGAAPGVGKTYAMLEEGRRLRDEGRDVVVAVVETHGRAHTAAMVEGLEVVPRRTVRHREVELTELDVDAVLARRPDVALVDELAHTNAPGLARTKRWQDVDALLDAGIDVLSTVNIQHIESLNDVVEKITGVVQRETVPDAVLRAADQVEVVDLAPQALRDRLAGGYVYPAERVDAALSNYFRLGNLTALRELALLWLADEVDAALRLYRTEHGIDSPWEARERVVVTLTGGPEGETLIRRGARIAARSAGGQLLAVHVTRQDGLRGAAPGALAHQRALVEQLGGTYHQVVGDDVPRALVEFATAVDATQLVIGVSRRGWLATALSGPGIGATVTREAGKIDVHVVNHAAAGARPTLPRIGGALTLRRRVAGFALAVVGGPLLTWLLVATRGEGTASTDVLAYQLLVVLVALVGGAWPAVYAAVLSGLTIDFFFVEPYRTVTVADPVQLMTLVLYVVIAVLVSVVVDRAARTTQAAHRAAAESELLATVAGSVLRGQDAVAALVGRAREAFGMTAARLVVGAGPAGTVLASDGEVPSGDPSTTVTVDERAALELYGPPLAASERRLLNVIAVQLRAALEHSDLASAASEVDHLTESDRVRSALLSALSHDLRRPLSAATAAVGGLRTGGARLSAADHAELLDTADESLRALATLMTDLLDVSRLDAGVLAFARAHVDTADVVLVALDELGLGPDEVGLDLDLDVPPVVGDPVLLQRVVVNLLANATRHAPPGTRVHVATSAFAGTVQIRVVDHGPGIPRERRDDVFVPFQRLGDTDNSTGLGLGLALSKGFVTGMGGTLTPEDTPGGGLTMVVALPAVAADGTDGTDGTDGTDGTEGAA; this is translated from the coding sequence ATGGCGCGTGGGCGGCTCCGCGTCCTCCTCGGTGCGGCACCGGGCGTGGGCAAGACCTACGCGATGCTCGAGGAGGGCCGCCGCCTGCGTGACGAGGGGCGTGACGTCGTGGTCGCGGTCGTGGAGACCCACGGCCGCGCCCACACGGCCGCGATGGTCGAGGGCCTGGAGGTGGTGCCGCGCCGCACGGTCCGGCACCGGGAGGTCGAGCTCACCGAGCTCGACGTCGACGCCGTGCTGGCCCGCCGCCCGGACGTCGCACTGGTCGACGAGCTCGCGCACACCAACGCCCCCGGCCTGGCACGCACCAAGCGCTGGCAGGACGTCGACGCGCTGCTCGACGCCGGGATCGACGTGCTCTCGACGGTGAACATCCAGCACATCGAGTCCCTCAACGACGTCGTGGAGAAGATCACCGGCGTCGTCCAGCGCGAGACGGTCCCCGACGCCGTGCTGCGGGCCGCCGACCAGGTCGAGGTGGTCGACCTCGCGCCGCAGGCGCTGCGCGACCGGCTCGCCGGCGGGTACGTGTACCCGGCCGAGCGCGTCGACGCCGCCCTGTCGAACTACTTCCGCCTCGGCAACCTCACGGCGCTGCGCGAGCTCGCGCTGCTGTGGCTGGCCGACGAGGTCGACGCCGCGCTGCGCCTGTACCGCACCGAGCACGGCATCGACAGCCCGTGGGAGGCGCGCGAGCGGGTCGTCGTCACGCTCACGGGCGGCCCGGAGGGGGAGACGCTGATCCGGCGCGGTGCGCGCATCGCCGCGCGCTCGGCGGGCGGGCAGCTGCTGGCCGTGCACGTGACGCGCCAGGACGGCCTGCGCGGTGCGGCGCCCGGCGCGCTCGCGCACCAGCGGGCGCTCGTCGAGCAGCTGGGCGGCACGTACCACCAGGTCGTCGGCGACGACGTGCCGCGCGCGCTCGTCGAGTTCGCCACCGCGGTGGACGCGACGCAGCTCGTCATCGGCGTGTCCCGCCGCGGCTGGCTCGCCACCGCGCTCAGCGGCCCGGGCATCGGCGCCACCGTGACCCGCGAGGCGGGCAAGATCGACGTGCACGTCGTCAACCACGCCGCCGCCGGCGCGCGGCCGACGCTGCCGCGCATCGGCGGTGCGCTGACGCTACGGCGCCGCGTGGCCGGGTTCGCGCTCGCGGTCGTCGGCGGGCCGCTGCTGACCTGGCTGCTCGTCGCGACGCGCGGCGAGGGCACCGCGAGCACCGACGTGCTGGCCTACCAGCTGCTCGTCGTGCTGGTCGCGCTCGTCGGCGGTGCGTGGCCCGCGGTGTACGCCGCGGTGCTGTCGGGCCTGACCATCGACTTCTTCTTCGTCGAGCCGTACCGGACCGTCACCGTGGCGGACCCGGTGCAGCTGATGACGCTCGTCCTGTACGTCGTCATCGCCGTGCTCGTCAGCGTCGTGGTGGACCGCGCCGCCCGGACCACGCAGGCCGCGCACCGCGCCGCCGCAGAGTCCGAGCTGCTGGCCACGGTCGCCGGCAGCGTGCTGCGCGGGCAGGACGCCGTCGCGGCACTCGTCGGCCGTGCCCGCGAGGCGTTCGGCATGACGGCGGCGCGCCTCGTCGTGGGCGCCGGCCCGGCCGGCACGGTGCTCGCGTCGGACGGCGAGGTCCCGTCGGGCGACCCGTCCACGACCGTGACCGTCGACGAGCGCGCGGCGCTCGAGCTGTACGGCCCGCCGCTGGCGGCCTCCGAGCGGCGGCTGCTCAACGTCATCGCGGTGCAGCTGCGCGCGGCGCTCGAGCACAGCGACCTCGCGTCGGCGGCCAGCGAGGTCGACCACCTCACCGAGTCCGACCGCGTGCGCAGCGCGCTGCTCTCGGCCCTCAGCCACGACCTGCGCCGCCCGCTGAGCGCCGCGACGGCGGCGGTCGGCGGTCTGCGCACGGGCGGCGCACGGCTCAGCGCCGCCGACCACGCCGAGCTGCTCGACACCGCCGACGAGAGCCTGCGCGCCCTGGCGACCCTCATGACGGACCTCCTCGACGTCAGCCGGCTCGACGCGGGCGTGCTCGCGTTCGCGCGGGCGCACGTCGACACCGCCGACGTCGTCCTGGTGGCGCTCGACGAGCTGGGCCTCGGCCCGGACGAGGTCGGGCTCGACCTCGACCTCGACGTGCCGCCCGTCGTCGGGGACCCCGTGCTGCTGCAACGCGTCGTGGTGAACCTGCTCGCCAACGCGACGCGCCACGCGCCACCCGGCACGCGGGTGCACGTCGCGACCAGCGCGTTCGCCGGCACCGTGCAGATCCGCGTCGTCGACCACGGTCCCGGCATCCCGCGCGAGCGGCGCGACGACGTGTTCGTGCCGTTCCAGCGGCTCGGGGACACCGACAACTCGACCGGCCTGGGGCTTGGGCTCGCGCTGTCCAAGGGGTTCGTCACCGGCATGGGCGGCACGCTCACCCCCGAGGACACGCCGGGTGGCGGCCTGACGATGGTGGTGGCGCTGCCCGCGGTCGCGGCGGACGGCACGGACGGGACGGACGGCACGGACGGCACGGACGGCACGGAGGGGGCGGCATGA
- the kdpC gene encoding K(+)-transporting ATPase subunit C, translated as MPLATRTAARTLGVAVRAMVVLTLLLGVGYTAVVTGVAQLVAPAQARGSLLTGPDGTVVGSALIGQSFTDADGEPLARYFQSRPSAAGDGYDAGASSGSNLGPENPDLVAAIEDRRAQVAALEGVDPADVPADAVTASASGLDPHVSPAYAALQVPRVAAARGMSERDVADLVARHTGGRGLGFVGEPTVNVLRLNLALDDREG; from the coding sequence ATGCCCCTCGCCACCCGCACCGCCGCCCGCACCCTGGGCGTCGCCGTCCGCGCCATGGTCGTCCTCACCCTGCTGCTCGGCGTCGGCTACACCGCCGTCGTCACGGGCGTCGCGCAGCTGGTCGCCCCCGCGCAGGCGCGCGGCTCGCTCCTCACCGGCCCCGACGGCACCGTCGTCGGGTCCGCGCTGATCGGGCAGTCGTTCACCGACGCGGACGGCGAGCCGCTGGCCCGGTACTTCCAGTCCCGGCCCTCGGCCGCGGGCGACGGGTACGACGCGGGGGCGTCGTCCGGCTCCAACCTGGGGCCGGAGAACCCGGACCTGGTCGCCGCGATCGAGGACCGGCGCGCGCAGGTCGCGGCCCTGGAGGGGGTCGATCCGGCCGACGTGCCCGCCGACGCCGTCACCGCGTCCGCGTCCGGCCTGGACCCGCACGTCAGCCCCGCGTACGCGGCGCTGCAGGTGCCGCGCGTCGCCGCCGCACGCGGGATGTCGGAGCGGGACGTCGCCGACCTCGTGGCGCGGCACACTGGGGGACGCGGCCTGGGGTTCGTGGGCGAGCCGACCGTGAACGTGCTGCGGCTCAACCTCGCCCTCGACGACCGGGAGGGCTGA